In the Tessaracoccus lacteus genome, TCGCGCGGCGCAACCGCCGCGACGGTCGCACGCCGCCAGCGGTGTACCTGGCCGAGGCTCAGCACGGTGTTGAACAGGTCGTAGCGCTTCGCCACCCCGTCGAACATGGCGGCGACGTCCACCCGCTTCTTGTCCAGACCGGCGCGCTGATTCTCCATGCGGTAACCCTAGCGCCGCGCAGGTGGGACCGCCCGCCGAACCCAGCGGACCTCGATGTGCGCTGTGTTGGGCCTGTGGGTGACAATGGAAAGCGTGGCTAAGAAAGACGTAGTGCTCCAGGTGGACAACCTCAAGAAGGGCTATGGCCCCGTGACCATCGTGGAGAACTTCTCGATGAAGGTACATGCGGGTGAGGCCGTCGCGCTCACAGGGCGCAACGGTGCCGGCAAGTCCACCGTGCTGCGCTGCCTCGTCGGGGCTGACCGCCCCAGCGAGGGGACCGTCACGGTCAACGGCGTGAAAGTCTCCGAGACCAACCCGGTGATCCGGCGCGAGGTTGCGACCGTGATCGACGACCTCGACTTCTTTCCCGATCTCAGCGTCGTGGAGCACCTCGATCTGCTCGCCCGCGCCCACGGGCTGACCGACCCGGACGCGCTCGTAGACGAGGTGCTGGAGGAGGTGCAGCTCGTGCCGCAGGCCGGCCAGCTGCCGTCCACCCTGTCGTCGGGCCAGCGTCGCCGCCTCGCGCTCGCGACGGCCTTCGTCCGGCCCCGCTCGCTGCTGGTGCTCGACGAGCCGGAGCAGCGACTCGACGTCGAGGGCGTCGAGTGGCTCGGTCGTCGCCTGAAGCAGGAGCTGGCAGGCGGGCTCGCCATCGTGCTCGCCAGCCACGAGCCGACGCTGCTCGAGGCCATCGGCGCCCGCCAGCTGAGGCTGGGCGCCTGATGACGACCACCGACCCCCGCTTCGGCGAGATCGGCGTCGTCGACGAGAAGCAGCTCACGCTGCTGATGCGCGACTGGCGCAAGGGTCGCGCCGACCGCAACATCCTCCAGGCGCTCTCCGACGGCTACGTCATGGTGTTCAGCATCGTGCTGATCGGCGCCATGATCATCTCCTCGATCGTGCAGGCCCAGCAGGACGTCGCCGGCTGTACGGCTGAGGGCTGCCTCGCGGCCCGGAGCCTGCTGCCGTGGGCCTCCGTCGCCGGCATTCTCGCGTTCACCCTCCTCATCTCCCGCATGTTCGGCCCGGTCGTCGCATCGGCTGCTGAGGGGTTCTGGCTGATGGACGGTCCGACGGACCGCCGTCGGCTCCTGGCCCGCCGCCTGGTGGCCGCCATCGCGCTGGCCTTCGGCGCCGGCGTGCTCTTCGGCGCGCTGATCGCGGCGCTGACCGGATCGCCGCTGCCGAACATCGGCATCTGGGCGCTGGCCGGTGGCTTCGGTGCCGCGGGCCTCGTGGCCTTCGCGGCCGCCGAGCAGGGCGCCGAGCGCGCCTGGATCGTCATCACGCTGCAGTGGCTGATCGGCGCCGTCGCGATCGGCACCATGGTCGCCCTCGTCGGCGGGGCCGCGGGCTGGTTCGCCCTCGGTGGTCTGGCGACGCTGTCGGTCGAGCTCGCGTTCATCATCGCCGGCGTCGGCGCGCTGCTGATCGTCGTCGCGGGTTTCATCGCCTACCGCCGGCTCACCAACATCCGCCGCCAGCGCCTGACCTCCGGCGGCTCGCTGCTCAGCGGCCTGCAGGGCGCGGCCTTCGCGCTGGAGTTCGCGCTGATCCGAGACATCATCGTCGAGGCCAAGTCCAAGGAGCGCGGGCACGTCAGCCCGACGCGCGGCACCGGCTCCGGCATGACCGCCCTGGTGTGGCGCGATGTGCAGCGCCTGTGGCGCCAGCCGCTCCCGCTCGTGACGCTGCTCGGCAGCGCCGTCGTCCCCTACGCCGTGCAGGCGCTGGGGCTGTCGCAGATCAGCCCGCCCATCTCGGCGCTGGTGCTGATGTTCGCGCTGGTCCCGTTCATGAACTCGCTGCGCGTCCTGACGCGCACCAAGGGTCTGCAGCGCTGCTTCCCCTATGACCCGGCGCAGGTCAAGCAGGCCGCCATGATCGTGCCCGCGATCCTCGCGCTGCTCTGGTCGGCGGCCGTGGTGCCTGCTTTCCTCGGCCTCGCGGGCGGGGCTGAGGCCGACATCGTGACGGCCATCAGCTCCGCGTTGGTGACCGGCATCGCCGGCCTGCTGGCCGCGATCCGCTGGATCTCCGCCAAGCCCGCCGACTACTCGGGCCCGATCGTCGCCACGGGCGCGGGCGCGATGCCGCCCGGCCTGATCTTCTCGCTGCTGCGCGGCTTCGACATGGTGGCGCTCGTCACCCTGCCGATCGTGTTCGGCTGGCCGGTGTGGATCTCGCTGGTACTCGCCGTCATCGCGTTCAGCTTCCTGCGCTCGGGCTTCGACAAGGACCAGCTGTTCGAACAGCAGGAGGAGCAGAAGCGTCTCCTGGAAGAGGAGAAGGCCCGCCGCTCCGGCGCCGCCGCCCCGGGCAAGCAGAAGATCCAGGTCCAGCGGAAGCGCTAACGCCGCCCCACCCCGTCGACCCCCGCCCCGTCGACCCCCACCTCGTCGGCCCCCTGCAGACGCCAACGAAATACACAGACGCCAACGATATTCGCGCGAATATCGTTGGCGTCTGTGGTTAGCGTTGGCGCCGCGGAAATATCGTTGGCGTCTGCGGGGCCAGGCCGGTTTGGGGCCGCGGGAGAGGGCAGGGGCGGGCGGCCGTCAGCTGGGGGCGACGCCGAGGGCCTGGAGCATCGGCACGAACTTGGCCGCCGTCTCCTGCACCTCGACGCTGGGCGTCGAGTCGGCGACGATGCCTGCGCCCGCGAACAGCTGGATGGACTCCGGGGACTCGGGGCGGACCTGGCCGCCGCGCAACGCGATGGCCCACTCCCCGTCACCGTCCATGTCGACCCAGCCGACGGGGCCGGCGTAGCGGCCGCGGTCGATCGTCTCGACCTCCGCGATGATGTCCATCGCCAGGTGCGTCGGGGTGCCGCACACCGCGGCGCTGGGGTGCAGGGCCGCCGCGAGAGCGAGCGAGGTGGCGCCCGGCTCGACGACGCCCGTGACGTCCGTGGCCAGGTGCATGACGTTGGGGAGCCGCAGCACCGACGGGGAGTCGGGCA is a window encoding:
- a CDS encoding ABC transporter ATP-binding protein yields the protein MESVAKKDVVLQVDNLKKGYGPVTIVENFSMKVHAGEAVALTGRNGAGKSTVLRCLVGADRPSEGTVTVNGVKVSETNPVIRREVATVIDDLDFFPDLSVVEHLDLLARAHGLTDPDALVDEVLEEVQLVPQAGQLPSTLSSGQRRRLALATAFVRPRSLLVLDEPEQRLDVEGVEWLGRRLKQELAGGLAIVLASHEPTLLEAIGARQLRLGA
- a CDS encoding DUF6297 family protein, whose protein sequence is MTTTDPRFGEIGVVDEKQLTLLMRDWRKGRADRNILQALSDGYVMVFSIVLIGAMIISSIVQAQQDVAGCTAEGCLAARSLLPWASVAGILAFTLLISRMFGPVVASAAEGFWLMDGPTDRRRLLARRLVAAIALAFGAGVLFGALIAALTGSPLPNIGIWALAGGFGAAGLVAFAAAEQGAERAWIVITLQWLIGAVAIGTMVALVGGAAGWFALGGLATLSVELAFIIAGVGALLIVVAGFIAYRRLTNIRRQRLTSGGSLLSGLQGAAFALEFALIRDIIVEAKSKERGHVSPTRGTGSGMTALVWRDVQRLWRQPLPLVTLLGSAVVPYAVQALGLSQISPPISALVLMFALVPFMNSLRVLTRTKGLQRCFPYDPAQVKQAAMIVPAILALLWSAAVVPAFLGLAGGAEADIVTAISSALVTGIAGLLAAIRWISAKPADYSGPIVATGAGAMPPGLIFSLLRGFDMVALVTLPIVFGWPVWISLVLAVIAFSFLRSGFDKDQLFEQQEEQKRLLEEEKARRSGAAAPGKQKIQVQRKR